From the genome of Pseudomonas mohnii:
GCGCGGAAACCGGGTCCACCGTGGTTTTATCCATCGGCGAAGCGCTCATAGCTCGATCTCCACTGATAGCGGTGCGTGGTCGGAAAGGTGTGACCAGGGTCGGTTCGTCAGTACTTGCGGGCGACTGGCCTTCAGATTGCGTACATAGATGCGGTCCAGACGCAGCGCCGGCCATCGTGCGGGAAAACTGCGCGCCGGTTGGCCATGGTGTTCGGCGAAGACTTCGCGCAAGCCACAAGGCTTGAGCAAGGCATCGGCGCGCTGGCGCCAGTCGTTGAAATCACCGGCGATGATCACTGGTGCGTCACCGGGCAGTTCTTCCAGGCGACGGGCCAACAGCTTGAGCTGTTCAGTGCGGTGGCTTTCACGCAGGCCCAGGTGAACGCATATGGCATGCACCTCCGGGCCTTCGCCGGGCAAGCGCAACACACAATGCAGCACGCCGCGATTCTCGTGGCCGCTGATCGATACGTCGAGATTGTCATGGCGCACGATCTGGAATTTCGACAGCAGCGCATTACCGTGATCGCCCGCCGGATAGACCGCGTTGCGCCCATAGGCGAACTGCGGCCAGAGGCTATCGGCGAGGAATTCGTATTGCGGCATCGCCGGCCAATTGTCATAGCGCTTGGGGTGGTGTTCGTGGGTGCCGTGGACTTCCTGCAAAAACACTACATCGGCGGACACACTGCGCACCGCTTCGCGCAATTGCGGCAAGATGAAACGCCGGTTCAGTGCGGTGAAGCCTTTGTGGGTATTGATCGTCAGTACGGTGAAGCGATGCACCAGGGGCTCGATGGTTGCTTGCTCGTCGGTGACGCCAACCGGCTCGGGAATGCTCATGCCAGCACTCCTTCGGCAGCCGGCGTGTCGGCGTACCACTCTGGGTAGCGGTCTGGCCGTTGCAGGGCATAAAACGATCCATTGATTTCGATGCTGTTGACCGCCCGCGAGGCGAATTGCAATTCGCGCTTCTGGGCCAGGCCCTGCGGGTAGAAATCCCCCCGCCAAGGCGTGTACCGCCAACCTGAAATACCGATATGAATCGCCGCCATGTCGCCTCCGGTCCGTGTGCCCCTGTTTTTTGATGACTGCGGGGCAGTGGCGAAAGTTTCGATGGGACTACGGGTGGCCGATATTTCACAGGTCACCGCAAAACCTGTAGGAGCCGGCTTGTCGGCGATGGTCGTCAACGATAACGCGCGTGTTCTGGATAGACGCGGCGTACTGGAAACCATCGCCAGCAGGCTGGCTCCTACAGGTATTGCGTGACCGGCGCGGTCCTCTGTGGGAGCTGGCTTGCCAGCGATGGTCGTCAACGATAACGCGTGTGTTCTGGATAGACGCGGCGCACTGGAGACCATCGCCAGCAGGCTGGCTCCTACAGGTATTGCGTGACCGGCGCGGTCCTCTGTGGGAGCTGGCTTGCCAGCGATGATCGTCAACGATAACGCGTGTGTTCTGGATAGACGCGGCGCACTGGAGACCATCGCCAGCAGGCTGGCTCCTACAGGTATTACGTGACCGGCGCGGTCCTCTGTGGGAGCTGGCTTGCCAGCGATGGTCGTCAACGATAACGCGTGTGTTCTGGATAGACGCGGCGTACTGGTGACCATCGCCAGCAGGCTGGCTCCTACAGGTATTGCGTGACCGGCGCGGTCCTCTGTAGGAGCCGGCTTGTCGGCGATGGTCGTCAACGATAACGCGTGTGTTCTAGATAGACGCGGCGCTCTCGAGACCATCGCCAGCAGGCTGGCTCCTACAGGTATTACGTGACCGGCGCGGTCCTCTGTGGGAGCTGGCTTGCCAGCGATGGTCGTCAACGATAACGCGTGTGTTCTGGATGAATGCGGCGTACTGGAGACAATCGCCAGCAGGCTGGCTCCTACAGGTATTACGTGACCGGCGCGGTCCTCTGTGGGAGCTGGCTTGCCAGCGATGGTCGTCAACGATAACGCGTGTGGTCTGGATGAATGCGGCGTACTGGAGACCATCGCCAGCAGGCTGGCTCCTACAGGTATTGCGTGACCGGCGCGCTCCTCTGTGGGAGCTGGCTTGCCAGCGATGATCGTCAACGATAACGCGTGTGTTCTGGATAGACGCGGCGCACTGGAGACCATCGCCAGCAGGCTGGCTCCTACAGGTATTGCGTGACCGGCGCGGTCCTCTGTGGGAGCTGGCTTGCCAGCGATGGTCGTCAACGATAACGCGTGTGGTCTGGATGAATGCGGCGTACTGGAGACCATCGCCAGCAGGCTGGCTCCTACAGGGGATCAGTGACCAACGACGATACGGGTTGAACCTTCGGCGTACGCAGGGCCGAGGCGATCGAGACGGCCGCTCCACGCGGTCAGCGCCAGTGCCACCAACACCACCAGGCCGCCAATCCACGCCGTATGAATCAGCCCCATATGCGCGACAATTAGGCCACCACCCCAGGCACCGCCGGCGATGCCGAGGTTGAACGCGGCAATGTTCAGGCCGGAAGCCACGTCCACCGCATGTGGCGTGTGATGTTCGGCCTGGCGCACCACGTACACCTGCAACCCCGGCACATTACCGAACGCCACGGCCCCCCAGACCAGCACGGTGGCCAGCGCCAGCCATGGATTGCCGGCCGTGAAGGTCAGCACGAATAGCACGGCGGCGAGCAGGCTGAAGATGATTTTCAGGGCGCTGATCGGGCCGCGTTTGTCCGCCAGTTTGCCGCCCCAGATGTTGCCCACGGCCACCGAGATGCCGTAGACCAGCAGCACCAGGCTGACGGTGCTGGCGCTGAAGCCGGAAATGTCCTGAAGGATCGGTGCCAGGAAGGTGAACGCAATGAACGAACCGCCGTAGCCAACCGCCGTCATGGCGTACACCAGTAGCAACCGTGGCTGCTTGAGCACCTGCAATTGCTGTAACAGCGACGCGGGTTTGCTGTGGGCGATGTTTTTCGGCACGTACAGCAGGCTGCCGATGAAAGCGATCACACCCAGCGCCGACACGGCGAGAAAGGTTTCACGCCAGCCGAAATGCTGGCCGATGAAGGTGCCCAACGGCACGCCAGTGACCAGCGCCACGGTCAGTCCGGTGAACATGATGGCAATCGCGCTGGCGGCTTTTTCCTTGGGCACCAGGCTGGTCGCGATGGTCGAACCAATCGAAAAGAACACACCGTGGGCCAGACCGGTGACGATCCGCGCAATGATCAGCGATTCATAGCTCGGCGCCTTCCAGGCCAGCAGGTTACCGAGGGTGAACAGCACCATCAGCGACAACAGCAGCATTTTGCGGGGGACTTTGCCGGTGAGGGCGGTCAGCACGGGGGCGCCGACCGCGACGCCCAGCGCATACAGGCTGACCAGAAGGCCGGCGGACGGCAGGCTGACACCCAAGTCGGCGCCGATGGTGGGTAACAGGCCAACGATGACGAATTCGGTCGTCCCGATGGCGAATGCGCTGAGGGTCAGCGCGAGCAAGGCAATGGGCATGGCTGCAACTCCGGTGGGTTGATTCGATGGAGCGCAGTGTCGAGGTTTGGGGTGTGCTGAAAAATACAGGGATGAGCATTTGATATTTGCGTGCAGATCAAATATTGCCGCGACAATCGAAAACCTGCGGCGAGGGAGCTTGCACCGGGCGGCGTTCCGACGATGAGGCCAGCCCAGGCAGCACTAATGCCGGATCAGCTTGCCGTGCACTTCAGCCATGGCCTGTTGATCCAGCTCTAGCCAGAAATGCGGTTGGCCGGCGATCTCGGCAGCGGCCGGCAAACCGTCGCGGTACACCAGCCGATTGCTTGCCAGTGCCGGTACTTTGGGGCCGGGCAGCAGGGTGCCGGCGAGGTTCAAGGGATCGACGCCGCACACCGCGATCAAGCTGCCGTCATGGGGCCGGCGCCGAACTTCGCGCAACAGCGCAATCGCCTCGGGCAGGGCGAATTGCTCGCCCGCCAGGCCACTGACAAAGCGTCCACCGCGAATCTCGCCCCGCGCCTCCAGTCGATGGAAGGTGCGCAGCAATTCTCGCCAGCTCGGCAACCAATCGGCCTCGCGCTCCAGCAAACGCCAGAACACTACGCCATAGCGACGCAGCAGGGTCATGGCGATGTGTTCCAGGGGCTCGGCAGGCGTGGCCGACGGCTGTTTGTTATCGACAACCGGCGCGACAGCCCCGCGCCGTAACAGTGCCCAACGTCCGGCATCGTCCATACCCCCGACAAACGCGCCGCGCCCGCGACGGCTGCTGCGATTCAGACGTTTGCTGGCCGGAGTGATCAGCGCCCGCAGTCCGGCGAAGCTGTCGGCGTTTACCCGTCCGGCGCCCACCAGTTCCTGCAAGGCAATTTCCAGCTCTGAGCGCAGCAGGTGGGCCTCGTGAATCAACTCATCGAAAAACAGCGCGCCGTGCTGGCTGAGTGCGGCATGGACCTTTTGCGTTTTCGGCGACAGTTCGCTGATCGGCGTTTGCTCGGTCAAGTCGCTCCAGAGCCCGACCCGATTGCGCGGCAGTAACAGAATCGGCGTACTGCGCAGCGCCGTGCCGGCACTTTTGTTGCGCGCGGTGAGTCGGGTCCAGACCAGTTTGCCACTGCGGCACAGGTCATCCAGCCAACCTGGCGCATAGTCCTTGAGGCGTGCTGGCAGCAGGTCGCTGTCCCAGGCCGATGCGGCGCCGGGGTAGCCCTCGAACTGCGCGATGATCGTCGGCAACACCGCACTGCCCTGGCCCTGAGTGGCGCTGGACACGTGCTGCCAGTCGAACAGAAACCGCATGAAATCCTGCAACGCCACCGGCTCGATTTCCCGGCGCAGGCGCTTGACCGTGTAGCGATGAATCCGTGCCAGCAAATGACGCTCGCACCATTGTTCTTCGGTCGCACCCGGCGTGAAGCGGCCGCGCAGCACATAACCTTCGCGTTCCAGTTGCGCCAGTGCCTGGGCGACCTGAGTCGCGGGCAAGCCGAGCGGATCGGCAATCGCCTTCAACGGTAACGGGCCAAAAGCACTGAGCCGGGCGCGGATGACTTCAAGCACCGCATCGTCCGCGTTCCAGGCTTCATCGAATCCCGGCAGCGCCTCCCGTGCCGGCAGTACATCAGCCTGTGGGTAAATCGTCCGCAGACAGGTCAGCCGTTCCCGTGCCAGCCACAGCGACGAGTCGAGGCGGCAGGCGCGGCCGCTGTCGGCCAGGGTGTTGAGCCAGTCGAGCCAGTTCGGGTTGGCCTGGGCTTCGGCTTCGGTGATGCACGCCAGGCTCATCAACGCCTCATGCATTTCATCGATGCCATTGGGGGCAGGCCAGGCTTCTTCGCGCACGGCGGCAATCGCTTCGGCGTCCAGCGCGCCGAGGTCGTCGGTCGATTCCGGGTCGCTCCAGCGGCGGTTGAGCACCGCTTGCGTGCGGCGTTCTTCCAGCGGCGCATCGTCGAGAAAGGTGTAGGGGCGGGCGCTGAGAATCTCCGCCGCCAATGGCGAGGGCGCCGGCAGGTCGCGACTGATTAGCCGGACCTCGCCGCGCTCCATGCGCCGCAACAGCGCGAGCCAGCCTTCGCTGTCCATGGCTTCGTGCAGGCAATCGTCGAGGGTTTGTTCCACCAGCGGATGGTCGGGAATGTCCCGCTCGCCGACGAGGTTCTCCACGCAGGCGATCTGATCGGGAAACACGCTGGCGATCAGGTCTTCGCTCTTCATCCGCTGGATTTGCGGCGGGACTTTTCGCCCGCCGGAATAGCGTGGCAACGCCAGCGCCACCCCGGCATTCCAGCGCCAGCGCACGCCGAACAGCGGCGCATCGAGGACGGCTTGAATCAGCGTGTGTTCGGCGCTGTTGCTGTGCAGGTAACGCCACACGTCATCCAGTTCAAAGCTGTGGCTGGTGGACAGCGACAGTACGATGGCGTCTTCACTGGCGGCAGCCTGCAATTCGAAGTTGAAGGTGCGGCAGAAACGCTTGCGCAGGGCCAGGCCCCAGGCACGGTTGATGCGGCTGCCGAACGGTGTGTGGATGATCAGTTGCGTTCCACCGGACTCGTCGAAAAACCGTTCCATCAACAGTGTGTCTTGCGAGGGCAGGGCGCCGAAGGCCTGGCGCGCGCGGGCCAGGTATTCCACCAGTTGTTCGGCGCTGGCCAGGTTCAGGCCGAGGGTTTGCGTCAGCCAGTCGAGGCCGGGCTGCAAGTTGCCCGGCGTAGCGCCGAGCCATTCATCGAGTTGCGCTTGCAGGCGCGCGACGGCGAACGACAGTTCCGCGCTGCGCCCCGGTGCTTCACCGAGCCAGAACGGTATGGTCGGCGGCTGACCCTGGGCATCCTCGACCCGGACCTTGCCGGTCTCGACCCGCAGGATCCGGTACGACGTGTTGCCCAGTTGAAAAACGTCGCCAGCGATGCTTTCCACCGCGAAGTCTTCGTTGACGCTGCCGATGTTCAACCCTTGTGGCTCCAGCAACACGCTGTAGTCGGCGTTGTCCGGAATGGTCCCGCCGCTGGTCACGGCCGTCAGCTTGGCGCCCCGGCGACCGCGCAGGCTGCGGGTCACCGCATCGCGGTGCAGGTAAGCGCTGCGGATGCCCTGGCGACCGTTGTAGCCCTCGGCGAGCATGCGCAGCAGCGCCTGGTAATGTTTTTCGTCGAGCCCGGCATAGGGCGAAGCTTGGCGGAACAGCGCCAATAGCGCGTCTTCCTGCCATTCCTGACAACTGACTTCGGCGATGATCTGCTGGGCCAGCACGTCCAGCGGGGCCTCGGGGATTTGCAGGGTATCGAGTTCGCCCCGGCGCGCGCAGTCGAGCAGGGCGGCGCATTCGATCAGGTCGTCGCGGGTGGTGGCGAACAAACGGCCCTTGGGGGTACCGCCGACCTGGTGTCCGGAGCGACCGACCCGTTGCAAAAAAGCCGAAATCGAGCGCGGCGAGGCGATCTGGCAGACCAGGTCGACGTCGCCAATATCGATGCCCAACTCCAGCGACGCCGTGGCGATCAGCACTTGCAGTTCGCCGCGCTTGAGCCGTTGCTCGGCATCCAGGCGAAACTCCTTGGCCAGGCTGCCGTGGTGGGCGGCCACGGCGTCCTTACCCAGGCGTTCGCTCAAGTGGCGGCTCAGGCGTTCGGCCAGGCGCCGGGTGTTGACGAAAATCAGCGTGGTCCGGTGTTCGCGGGCGAGGGCGGCGAGTCGGTCATACACCAATTCCCAGACATCGTTGGCCATCACCGCTGACAACGGCACCGGTGGTACTTCAATGTCCAGGTCCCGTGGGCGGGCGTGGCCGATGTCGATGATTTCGCACGGACGGTCGCGGCCCACCAGAAAACGTGACACCGCGTCGATGGGTTTTTGCGTGGCGGACAGACCGATGCGCACCAGTGGCTCGGCGCAGAGCGCTTGCAGGCGCTCGAGGCTCAGGGCGAGGTGGCTGCCGCGTTTGCTGGCGGCGATGGCATGGATTTCATCGACGATCACCGTGCGCGTGGTACCGAGCATTTGCCGGCCCGAATCGGAGCCGAGCAGCACGTAGAGCGATTCCGGGGTGGTGACCAGAATGTGCGGCGCCGTCTTGCGCATCGCCGAGCGTTCTTTTTGCGGGGTGTCGCCGGTGCGCACGGCCGTCGTGATCTGCAATTCAGGCAGGCCCAGCAGGCGCAATTGTTCGGTGATCCCGGCCAGCGGGTTTTGCAGGTTGATGCGGATGT
Proteins encoded in this window:
- a CDS encoding endonuclease/exonuclease/phosphatase family protein, which encodes MSIPEPVGVTDEQATIEPLVHRFTVLTINTHKGFTALNRRFILPQLREAVRSVSADVVFLQEVHGTHEHHPKRYDNWPAMPQYEFLADSLWPQFAYGRNAVYPAGDHGNALLSKFQIVRHDNLDVSISGHENRGVLHCVLRLPGEGPEVHAICVHLGLRESHRTEQLKLLARRLEELPGDAPVIIAGDFNDWRQRADALLKPCGLREVFAEHHGQPARSFPARWPALRLDRIYVRNLKASRPQVLTNRPWSHLSDHAPLSVEIEL
- a CDS encoding MFS transporter produces the protein MPIALLALTLSAFAIGTTEFVIVGLLPTIGADLGVSLPSAGLLVSLYALGVAVGAPVLTALTGKVPRKMLLLSLMVLFTLGNLLAWKAPSYESLIIARIVTGLAHGVFFSIGSTIATSLVPKEKAASAIAIMFTGLTVALVTGVPLGTFIGQHFGWRETFLAVSALGVIAFIGSLLYVPKNIAHSKPASLLQQLQVLKQPRLLLVYAMTAVGYGGSFIAFTFLAPILQDISGFSASTVSLVLLVYGISVAVGNIWGGKLADKRGPISALKIIFSLLAAVLFVLTFTAGNPWLALATVLVWGAVAFGNVPGLQVYVVRQAEHHTPHAVDVASGLNIAAFNLGIAGGAWGGGLIVAHMGLIHTAWIGGLVVLVALALTAWSGRLDRLGPAYAEGSTRIVVGH
- a CDS encoding Lhr family helicase, whose translation is MNLPIPADSALNGFHPAVSAWFSKTFATVTAAQARAWPLIRQRRSTLIAAPTGSGKTLTAFLAVIDDLVHRGLEQPEGLPDETLVVYVSPLKALSNDIRINLQNPLAGITEQLRLLGLPELQITTAVRTGDTPQKERSAMRKTAPHILVTTPESLYVLLGSDSGRQMLGTTRTVIVDEIHAIAASKRGSHLALSLERLQALCAEPLVRIGLSATQKPIDAVSRFLVGRDRPCEIIDIGHARPRDLDIEVPPVPLSAVMANDVWELVYDRLAALAREHRTTLIFVNTRRLAERLSRHLSERLGKDAVAAHHGSLAKEFRLDAEQRLKRGELQVLIATASLELGIDIGDVDLVCQIASPRSISAFLQRVGRSGHQVGGTPKGRLFATTRDDLIECAALLDCARRGELDTLQIPEAPLDVLAQQIIAEVSCQEWQEDALLALFRQASPYAGLDEKHYQALLRMLAEGYNGRQGIRSAYLHRDAVTRSLRGRRGAKLTAVTSGGTIPDNADYSVLLEPQGLNIGSVNEDFAVESIAGDVFQLGNTSYRILRVETGKVRVEDAQGQPPTIPFWLGEAPGRSAELSFAVARLQAQLDEWLGATPGNLQPGLDWLTQTLGLNLASAEQLVEYLARARQAFGALPSQDTLLMERFFDESGGTQLIIHTPFGSRINRAWGLALRKRFCRTFNFELQAAASEDAIVLSLSTSHSFELDDVWRYLHSNSAEHTLIQAVLDAPLFGVRWRWNAGVALALPRYSGGRKVPPQIQRMKSEDLIASVFPDQIACVENLVGERDIPDHPLVEQTLDDCLHEAMDSEGWLALLRRMERGEVRLISRDLPAPSPLAAEILSARPYTFLDDAPLEERRTQAVLNRRWSDPESTDDLGALDAEAIAAVREEAWPAPNGIDEMHEALMSLACITEAEAQANPNWLDWLNTLADSGRACRLDSSLWLARERLTCLRTIYPQADVLPAREALPGFDEAWNADDAVLEVIRARLSAFGPLPLKAIADPLGLPATQVAQALAQLEREGYVLRGRFTPGATEEQWCERHLLARIHRYTVKRLRREIEPVALQDFMRFLFDWQHVSSATQGQGSAVLPTIIAQFEGYPGAASAWDSDLLPARLKDYAPGWLDDLCRSGKLVWTRLTARNKSAGTALRSTPILLLPRNRVGLWSDLTEQTPISELSPKTQKVHAALSQHGALFFDELIHEAHLLRSELEIALQELVGAGRVNADSFAGLRALITPASKRLNRSSRRGRGAFVGGMDDAGRWALLRRGAVAPVVDNKQPSATPAEPLEHIAMTLLRRYGVVFWRLLEREADWLPSWRELLRTFHRLEARGEIRGGRFVSGLAGEQFALPEAIALLREVRRRPHDGSLIAVCGVDPLNLAGTLLPGPKVPALASNRLVYRDGLPAAAEIAGQPHFWLELDQQAMAEVHGKLIRH